GCCGTCGTAGCCGACCATCCGAAGCGTCGAGACGATGTCCTTCCAGTGTGTCTCGTCGTGGCCGTAGCCGACCGACCGGAAGAGCCACGATCTGTTCTCCTCGTCGTCGTAGGGCGTCGTATCGAGGACCCCTTTCTCGCGGGCCTGTTGCTCGTAGATCCGCGTGTCTTTCGCGTGAACGTGATGGATGGCGTCCCGATCCCCGAGGTACCGGATCGCGTCCGCGATCTCGATCCCTTGCCAGTAGAGATGGGAGGGATCGAAGTTCGCACCGATCCGGTCGTTCGTCGCCTCGCGGAGTCTGAGCATCCCGTGGGGTTCGTACACCAGCATGTTCGGGTGCATCTCGATGGCCACGTCGACGCCGTGATCGTCCGCGAATTCGGCGAGGTCGCGCCAGTACTCGATGGCGACCTCCCACTGGTACTCGTGGGCGTCGGCGTGCTCGGACGGCCACGGCGCCGTGATCCAGTTGGGCACCTCGTCGTCCGGCCCCCCGGCGGGAAGTCCGGAGAAACCGGTGACGGCGTCGACGTCCAGCTGCGAGGCGAGCCGGATCGCTTCGCGAAGTTCCGTATCGGCCCGGTCCCCTGTTTCCTCGTCTGGATGGAGCGGATTGTTGTGGACCGCGAGCGCGCTGATCTCCATGTCGTAGCTCTCGAGCAGTTCCCGTACCGCCGACTGCCGATCGTCGTCGTCGAGGTGGGCGGACCGGTCAAGGTGGTGGTCGCCGGGATACCCCCCGACGCCGGGTTCGATCGCGTCGACGCCGAGGTCGGAGAGATACGCCAGCGCATCCTCGAGCGACTCGTCTGCCAGCGGCGGTGTGTGGACGCCAATTTGCATACACGTCGGCAGTCGCGGGCCGCGAAAATAAATGGTGGTGTTCGTTACCACGAGTGAGAGCGACGGTTCGAAAAGCGGGCAGCGAACGAGCGGAAAGCTGCGCCCGTCGATTACCGCGCGGCTTCGACGGCGTCGACGAACTCCGCGGCGGTCTCCTGGACTTGCTCCATATCACCGGCTTCGATCGCGTCGTAGTCGACGATGGCGCTGCCGGCCCCGACCGCAAGCGCGCCCGCGTCGAAGAACTCGGCGACGTTATCGGTCGAGACGCCGCCGGTCGGAACGATCGGGAGATTGCCGAGCGGCCCCTGCAGGGCGCTGATGTGACCCGGACCGACCGTGGTGGCCGGGAACATCTTCAGGATGTCCGCGCCCGCTTCGACGGCCGTGACGGCCTCGGTCGGCGTCATGACGCCCGGGACCGAGACGACGCCGTGGCGGTTGCAGGTCGTGATGACGTCGGGATTGACGTCCGGCGCGAGGACGAACTTCGCGCCGGCGTCGATCACTGACTGGGCCGTCGGCGCGTCGAGGACCGTCCCAGCGCCGACGACCGCGTCGGTGTCCGAGAGTTCCTCGTCGACCGCGGCGATCTTCTCGCGGGCGCGGTCGCCGTCCGCGGTGACCTCGATGCCGTTGACGCCGGCGTCGTGGATGGCTCGAGCGACCGGAACGATCT
The sequence above is drawn from the Halostagnicola kamekurae genome and encodes:
- a CDS encoding sugar phosphate isomerase/epimerase family protein, with the translated sequence MQIGVHTPPLADESLEDALAYLSDLGVDAIEPGVGGYPGDHHLDRSAHLDDDDRQSAVRELLESYDMEISALAVHNNPLHPDEETGDRADTELREAIRLASQLDVDAVTGFSGLPAGGPDDEVPNWITAPWPSEHADAHEYQWEVAIEYWRDLAEFADDHGVDVAIEMHPNMLVYEPHGMLRLREATNDRIGANFDPSHLYWQGIEIADAIRYLGDRDAIHHVHAKDTRIYEQQAREKGVLDTTPYDDEENRSWLFRSVGYGHDETHWKDIVSTLRMVGYDGTMSIEHEDSLTSSREGLEKAISFLERAVFREQPGEAYWAE
- a CDS encoding bifunctional 4-hydroxy-2-oxoglutarate aldolase/2-dehydro-3-deoxy-phosphogluconate aldolase → MAHHDSVTDRLVESGVIAVLRGIDADQIVPVARAIHDAGVNGIEVTADGDRAREKIAAVDEELSDTDAVVGAGTVLDAPTAQSVIDAGAKFVLAPDVNPDVITTCNRHGVVSVPGVMTPTEAVTAVEAGADILKMFPATTVGPGHISALQGPLGNLPIVPTGGVSTDNVAEFFDAGALAVGAGSAIVDYDAIEAGDMEQVQETAAEFVDAVEAAR